Proteins from one Oscillatoria nigro-viridis PCC 7112 genomic window:
- the hemL gene encoding glutamate-1-semialdehyde 2,1-aminomutase, translated as MVSTTLKTTKSEEIFAAAQKLMPGGVSSPVRAFKSVGGQPIVFDRVKGAYIWDVDENQYIDYVGTWGPAICGHAHPEVIKALHESLEKGTSFGAPSLLENVLAEMVIDAVPSIEMVRFVNSGTEACMAVLRLMRAFTGRDKVIKFEGCYHGHADMFLVKAGSGVATLGLPDSPGVPKSVTANTLNAPYNDLEAVKALFAENPGEIAGVILEPVVGNAGFITPDAGFLEGLREITKDNGALLVFDEVMTGFRIAYGGAQERFGVTPDLTTLGKVIGGGLPVGAYGGRRDIMGMVAPAGPMYQAGTLSGNPLAMTAGIKTLELLQKPGTYEQLDKITKKLSDGLLKIAKEAGHAVWGGQISGMFGLFFAAGPVHNYEDAKKSDLTKFSRFHRGMLEHGIYLAPSQFEAGFTSLAHTEEDVDRTLAAAREVMASI; from the coding sequence TTGGTTTCCACAACCTTGAAAACGACCAAATCAGAAGAAATTTTCGCAGCAGCCCAGAAGTTGATGCCAGGTGGCGTCAGTTCCCCCGTGCGCGCCTTCAAATCCGTAGGCGGACAGCCCATCGTCTTTGACAGGGTAAAAGGAGCCTACATTTGGGATGTTGACGAAAACCAATACATTGACTATGTAGGCACTTGGGGCCCAGCCATCTGCGGCCACGCCCACCCGGAAGTCATCAAAGCCTTGCACGAATCTTTAGAAAAAGGTACGAGTTTCGGCGCACCATCGCTGTTGGAAAACGTACTCGCCGAAATGGTCATCGATGCCGTTCCCAGCATCGAAATGGTGCGATTTGTCAACTCCGGCACCGAAGCCTGCATGGCCGTTTTGCGGCTGATGCGAGCTTTCACCGGACGCGATAAAGTGATTAAATTTGAAGGCTGCTATCACGGGCACGCCGATATGTTCTTGGTAAAAGCCGGTTCCGGCGTCGCAACTCTGGGCCTTCCCGACTCTCCGGGCGTCCCGAAATCCGTTACCGCCAACACCCTCAACGCTCCCTACAATGACTTAGAAGCAGTCAAAGCTTTATTTGCCGAAAATCCCGGCGAGATAGCAGGCGTAATTCTCGAACCAGTGGTGGGGAATGCCGGTTTTATTACCCCGGATGCAGGTTTTCTCGAAGGTTTGCGGGAAATTACTAAAGATAACGGTGCTTTGTTAGTTTTTGATGAAGTAATGACCGGTTTCCGCATCGCCTACGGCGGAGCTCAGGAAAGATTCGGTGTCACCCCAGATTTGACTACTTTGGGTAAAGTTATCGGTGGCGGTTTGCCGGTGGGAGCTTACGGGGGAAGGCGGGATATTATGGGGATGGTGGCTCCTGCTGGGCCGATGTATCAAGCGGGTACGCTTTCGGGAAATCCTTTGGCGATGACTGCTGGGATTAAGACTTTGGAATTGCTGCAAAAACCCGGCACTTACGAACAGTTGGATAAGATTACCAAAAAACTGTCTGACGGATTGCTAAAAATTGCTAAGGAAGCCGGACACGCGGTTTGGGGCGGGCAAATTAGCGGGATGTTTGGCTTGTTTTTTGCGGCTGGCCCGGTTCACAATTACGAGGATGCGAAGAAGTCGGATTTGACGAAGTTCAGCCGCTTTCACCGGGGAATGTTGGAGCACGGAATTTATCTTGCTCCTTCGCAGTTTGAGGCGGGATTTACTTCTTTGGCTCATACTGAGGAAGATGTCGATCGAACTTTGGCTGCCGCGCGTGAAGTGATGGCAAGTATTTAA
- a CDS encoding ExbD/TolR family protein has protein sequence MRLPDEPDSIPQINIVPMIDVVFAILTFLIVSSLSLSKSEGLPVNLPKASTSQVQDSPAKITVTIDARGKLMVDKKLVNLEQIESTVRQVMGSNPSSLIVLNADKSVNHGNVVEVMDRLRRIKGAKLGIATAK, from the coding sequence ATGCGCCTACCCGATGAACCTGATAGTATTCCCCAGATTAACATCGTGCCAATGATTGATGTGGTCTTTGCCATATTGACGTTTTTAATTGTTTCCTCTCTGTCTTTATCCAAATCCGAGGGTCTACCCGTAAATTTACCGAAAGCATCAACTTCTCAAGTTCAGGACTCGCCTGCTAAAATTACCGTCACCATTGATGCTCGGGGAAAATTAATGGTTGATAAAAAGTTAGTCAACTTAGAGCAGATTGAGAGTACAGTGCGACAGGTAATGGGGTCAAATCCGAGCTCATTAATTGTGCTGAATGCGGATAAAAGCGTCAATCACGGAAATGTGGTGGAAGTTATGGATCGATTGCGCCGAATTAAGGGAGCTAAGTTAGGGATTGCTACCGCAAAGTAG
- a CDS encoding MFS transporter, which produces MPKFSLSSWLPRLPPQVWILAAGRFLSQSGTGFTLFYAPIFFVDGVGLSATAVGIGLGSGSVSGIFGRILGGSFCDSKFWGRRRTLLLATIIAAAASFVLAATNDFAGLIAGNLLMGLGVGLYWPPTETMVADLTEGEQRQEAFALTRLADNLGLQVGIILGGLLIAVTGNYRSLFIIDGISFLVLFAVVAIAIAETYKPVNSADRGQKNRENGWMVALSDRSLLVYALVNTLFTLYISQIQTTMPLYFSKFVAVGAGKGFSTGTITVLFAFSTFLTVALQLPVVKALRPFSHSKALMISALLWGMGFIAIGLTGMAATGNLFLAVLGLSFLSVATVAYTPFASALVVDLAPESLRGVYLAVSSQCWAIGYLIGPPLGGWALDRGKWAADNFWLGLALSVIAAVVILQKLDRMLKK; this is translated from the coding sequence ATGCCTAAATTTTCATTATCCTCTTGGTTGCCCCGTCTCCCCCCTCAAGTCTGGATTCTTGCCGCCGGCAGATTCCTCTCCCAAAGCGGCACTGGTTTTACTTTATTTTACGCGCCGATATTTTTTGTCGATGGCGTCGGTTTATCTGCTACTGCTGTTGGGATTGGTTTGGGTAGCGGTTCAGTTTCGGGAATATTCGGCAGAATTTTGGGCGGTTCTTTTTGCGATTCCAAATTTTGGGGCAGGCGCCGAACTTTACTGCTGGCGACAATAATAGCGGCGGCGGCTTCTTTTGTACTGGCGGCGACTAATGATTTCGCTGGCTTAATTGCGGGCAATTTACTGATGGGTTTGGGTGTGGGTTTGTATTGGCCTCCAACCGAGACGATGGTGGCGGATTTAACTGAGGGCGAACAGCGACAGGAGGCTTTTGCTTTGACGCGGCTTGCTGATAATTTGGGTTTGCAAGTTGGGATTATTTTGGGCGGTTTGTTGATTGCTGTAACGGGGAATTATCGATCGCTCTTTATTATTGATGGTATCTCGTTTTTAGTGCTGTTTGCGGTGGTGGCGATCGCGATCGCCGAAACCTACAAACCTGTTAATTCAGCGGATAGAGGTCAAAAAAATCGGGAAAATGGTTGGATGGTGGCGCTGAGCGATCGAAGTCTTCTAGTTTATGCTTTAGTAAATACCCTGTTCACATTATATATTTCCCAAATCCAAACCACAATGCCGCTGTACTTTAGCAAGTTTGTCGCGGTGGGGGCGGGAAAAGGCTTTTCAACAGGTACAATTACGGTTTTGTTTGCTTTTAGCACGTTTTTAACTGTGGCTTTGCAACTGCCGGTGGTTAAAGCTTTGAGGCCGTTTTCCCACTCGAAAGCTTTGATGATTTCGGCGCTGCTGTGGGGAATGGGATTTATCGCGATCGGCTTGACGGGAATGGCTGCCACTGGCAATCTATTTTTAGCTGTTTTAGGCTTGAGCTTTTTGTCGGTGGCGACTGTTGCTTATACGCCTTTTGCTTCTGCTTTGGTGGTGGATTTAGCGCCGGAGTCTTTGCGGGGCGTGTATTTGGCCGTTAGTTCTCAGTGTTGGGCGATCGGCTATTTAATCGGGCCGCCGCTAGGCGGTTGGGCTTTGGATAGAGGTAAATGGGCGGCGGATAATTTTTGGTTGGGTTTGGCTCTGAGTGTGATTGCGGCTGTGGTTATTTTGCAAAAGCTCGATCGAATGTTAAAAAAATAG
- the hisIE gene encoding bifunctional phosphoribosyl-AMP cyclohydrolase/phosphoribosyl-ATP diphosphatase HisIE, which yields MSTTDLSSLSRSIPIEKIRYDDRGLVPAIVQDYLDGTVLMMAWMSRESLQKTLETGQTWFWSRSRSELWPKGATSGHVQNVKGLRYDCDSDALLVTVEQVGDIACHTGERSCFHQVDGEIVPPPGDMLSQLFEVICDRRDHPNESSYTCKLFEGGDNKILKKIGEESAEVVMACKDDDKDGIAGEVADLFYHALVALAHHQVDLREVYRKLGDRRK from the coding sequence ATGTCTACTACTGATTTATCGAGTTTGAGCCGATCGATCCCAATTGAAAAGATTCGTTACGACGATCGCGGTTTAGTGCCTGCGATCGTCCAAGATTATTTGGACGGTACGGTGTTGATGATGGCATGGATGAGCCGGGAGTCGCTGCAAAAAACCCTGGAAACCGGCCAAACTTGGTTTTGGAGTCGTTCTCGTTCGGAATTGTGGCCTAAAGGCGCGACTTCGGGACACGTTCAAAATGTCAAAGGGCTGCGTTACGACTGCGATAGCGATGCTTTGTTGGTAACAGTCGAACAAGTCGGAGATATTGCTTGTCACACCGGAGAAAGAAGTTGTTTTCACCAAGTTGACGGAGAAATTGTACCGCCGCCTGGAGATATGTTATCTCAATTATTTGAGGTAATTTGCGATCGGCGCGACCATCCTAACGAAAGTTCTTATACTTGCAAGTTGTTCGAGGGCGGCGACAACAAGATTCTCAAGAAAATTGGCGAAGAGTCGGCGGAAGTTGTGATGGCTTGCAAAGATGACGACAAAGATGGAATTGCTGGGGAAGTTGCGGATTTATTTTATCACGCTTTGGTTGCTTTAGCTCACCATCAAGTTGATTTGAGAGAAGTCTATCGCAAATTGGGCGATCGGCGAAAATAA
- a CDS encoding iron uptake porin, whose translation MKAHLLFSAGAVGLVYILAGSLPLAAMPPAEKKILGSEELKESEAKISLNTTVENHVKAPETSELKFVEGLQVDNTVSTTNQLANLPQETANLNLPETAALTAENPGENSLNLAEKPANPAPAVTEQVSVAPTQNSQTPAEVTEKTSVIPAPNPAPVIAQTETSTSEKLAEIENSASLEPAATNSQTSESSELQQVTSVSQLSDVRPTDWAFQALQSLVERYGCIAGYPDGTFRGNRAMTRYEFAAGLNACLDKVTELIKSGTTNLATKEDLAALQRLQEEFAAELATVRGRVDALEARTSELEANQFSTTTKLSGEAIFSVADTTKNNRRETETALNYRLRLNLLTSFTGKDTLITGLQAYNIRSFGPNLGLSTGAFSGLSDSQAKLSFEPQFPGINPQTLSSIDANAVELYKLLYVFPVSNSITLFAGPKAETSDAFQAITPFAGEGQEAVSRFAAYNPVVRVSGGTSGSGLASAGGFIWNISKKVNLTALYGSVNAALPNDLGFPATPLGAGAFDGSTVAAAQLTIKPTSSIDIGLNYAHSRHKLNILATGLSDADLGSILGRDREPVSGGVRINSFGGTATWRLSPKLAVSTYGGWIIADAERSNASTTFNSWMVGLHFRDLFAQGNNAGILFGQPLDRDSVSGGARFQQNKATPYHLEAYYRFKVNDNISITPGAFVLFNPEGTKDNDTVGVGVLRTTFTF comes from the coding sequence GTGAAAGCACATCTACTATTTAGTGCTGGCGCAGTAGGTTTAGTGTACATACTTGCCGGTTCTTTACCATTGGCAGCGATGCCTCCCGCCGAAAAAAAAATATTAGGTAGTGAAGAGTTAAAAGAGTCAGAGGCTAAAATTAGCCTGAATACAACTGTTGAAAATCACGTCAAAGCCCCTGAAACATCCGAGTTAAAATTTGTTGAGGGGCTGCAAGTTGACAACACCGTCTCAACAACCAATCAACTCGCCAATCTCCCCCAAGAAACTGCCAACCTGAATCTGCCCGAAACAGCAGCATTAACCGCAGAAAATCCCGGGGAAAACTCATTAAACTTAGCCGAAAAACCAGCAAACCCAGCCCCAGCCGTCACAGAACAAGTATCTGTTGCCCCTACCCAAAACTCGCAGACACCAGCAGAAGTCACAGAAAAAACATCTGTCATTCCCGCCCCTAACCCTGCACCAGTAATTGCCCAAACAGAAACTTCTACTTCTGAAAAGTTAGCTGAAATCGAAAACAGCGCTTCCTTAGAACCCGCAGCAACCAACAGCCAAACTTCTGAATCCAGCGAACTACAACAAGTAACATCTGTATCTCAACTCTCCGACGTGCGCCCGACGGACTGGGCATTTCAAGCCCTGCAATCTCTAGTAGAAAGATACGGCTGCATAGCAGGATATCCAGACGGCACATTCCGAGGCAATCGGGCCATGACTCGCTACGAATTTGCCGCCGGTTTAAACGCTTGCTTGGATAAAGTTACTGAGCTAATTAAATCAGGTACAACCAACTTAGCAACCAAGGAAGACTTAGCCGCATTGCAAAGATTGCAAGAAGAATTTGCAGCAGAATTAGCCACTGTGCGGGGTCGAGTCGATGCTTTAGAAGCTCGTACTTCCGAACTAGAAGCCAATCAATTTTCGACAACAACTAAACTCAGCGGCGAAGCAATTTTTAGCGTTGCCGACACTACCAAAAACAATCGCCGGGAGACTGAAACAGCCTTAAACTACCGACTGCGCTTGAATCTGCTGACCAGTTTTACAGGCAAAGATACGCTGATAACTGGCTTGCAAGCTTACAACATTCGCAGCTTCGGGCCTAATTTAGGTTTGTCAACAGGGGCATTTAGCGGTTTGTCCGACAGTCAAGCAAAACTGAGTTTTGAACCGCAATTTCCCGGAATTAATCCTCAGACTCTATCTAGCATTGATGCGAATGCTGTTGAACTTTACAAGCTGCTTTACGTCTTTCCCGTTTCTAACAGCATCACTTTATTTGCCGGTCCGAAAGCCGAAACTTCCGACGCTTTTCAAGCAATTACTCCCTTTGCTGGAGAAGGGCAAGAAGCCGTCTCTAGATTTGCAGCTTACAACCCTGTAGTTCGCGTATCCGGTGGCACTTCTGGCAGCGGTTTGGCATCGGCAGGCGGGTTTATTTGGAACATTTCCAAAAAGGTCAATCTGACAGCTTTGTACGGCAGTGTAAATGCTGCTTTGCCAAACGATTTAGGCTTTCCTGCTACGCCTTTAGGAGCGGGTGCATTTGATGGTAGTACCGTGGCGGCAGCGCAGTTAACTATTAAACCTACCAGCAGTATCGACATAGGTTTAAATTACGCTCACAGTCGTCACAAATTGAATATTCTGGCTACAGGATTAAGTGATGCCGATTTGGGTTCTATTTTGGGAAGAGATAGAGAACCTGTTAGCGGTGGCGTGAGGATAAATTCGTTTGGCGGTACTGCAACTTGGCGGCTTTCTCCGAAATTAGCTGTTTCTACCTATGGAGGTTGGATAATTGCTGATGCTGAAAGAAGCAATGCTTCTACAACTTTCAACAGTTGGATGGTAGGTTTGCATTTCCGAGATTTGTTCGCCCAGGGCAATAATGCAGGTATTCTGTTTGGACAGCCACTCGATCGCGATTCAGTAAGTGGCGGTGCTCGCTTTCAGCAAAACAAAGCAACTCCTTACCATTTAGAAGCTTATTACCGTTTCAAAGTCAACGATAATATCAGCATTACACCCGGAGCTTTTGTGCTGTTCAATCCTGAAGGAACTAAGGATAATGACACAGTAGGGGTGGGAGTCCTGCGGACAACTTTTACTTTCTAA